The window CACGGGGCCTCCTTCTCGCCTCGCTGGCAGCCGCGGTCGCTTGCCATGCCGTGAACGCCGCGGAGCCGAAACCCGGCGGACCGCTGGAGACCACCGCCAGCCGCGGAGTGACGGCAAGAGATCCCTCGACGATCGTAAAGCACGGCGACACCTACTGGACCTTCTTCACCGGTCGCGGCGTGCCATCCCTGCACTCGAAGGACCTCGTCACCTGGGAGCGCGGGCCGCGCGTGCTGGAGAAGCCCCCGGAATGGATCGCGAAGGAGGTGCCGAAGAACGACGGCATCTACTGGGCACCGGACGTGATGAAGGTGGGCGACCAGTATCTCCTCTACTACTCGGTCTCCAGCTTCGGCGCGATGCACTCGGCCATCGGGCTGGCGACGAATCCGACGCTCGATCCGAAGAGCCCGGACTTCCGCTGGACCGACCACGGGCCCGTGGTGCAATCGCGCGACGGTGGCGATTTCAATACCATCGACCCGTCCATCTTCCTCGATGACGATGGTAAGCTGTGGCTTTCCTTCGGCTCGCAATGGAGCGGCCTGAAGCTGGTGGAACTCGATCCGAAATCCGGGAAGCGCCTCAAGCCGGACGAGCCGATGACCCCGCTCGCGGCTGGCCAATCGATCGAGGCCCCGTGGATCTACAAGCGGAAGGGCCACTACTATCTCTTCCTGAATCGAGGGAACTGCTGCGCGGGTGTGAACAGCACCTACCACATCACGGTCGGCCGCAGCGAAGACATCAAGGGCCCCTACGTCGCGAAGGACGGCTCGCTGATGATCGATGGCGGCGGCACGCTCGTGCTGGACAAGAAGATCGGCACGCTCACCGGTCCCGGCCATGCCGGCATCGTGGAGAAGGACGGCAAGAGCTGGTTCAGTTGCCACTTCGAGGCGGACGATCGCATGGAGGGGAAGGCCACGCTGGGCGTGATGCCGATCCGCTGGAGCGAGGACGGCTGGCCGGAAGTCCTCCCGCCGGACGCGACCAAGTGACCCGCCATGCCCGGGGCCGACATCAATCAGGTGCGGCAACATCTGGACCGCCTCTACCGCGAGGAGTCCGGCCGCATCCTCGCGACATTGATCCGCCTGCTCGGCGACTTCGATGTGGCGGAGGACGTGATGCACGACGCCTTTGCCAAAGCCCTGCAACGATGGCCCAGCGACGGTATTCCGGCAAATGGTCGCGCTTGGCTGGTTTCCGCGGGACGCAATCAGGCGATCGACGCGCTACGCCGCCGGGCACGATTCGATGCATCACAGGAAAAGATCGCCGATGAGATCTTCGCGTCCACGGGGAGGCAGGAGGAGAGCGTGGAAGACGACCGGCTGCGGCTGATCTTTACCTGCTGTCATCCTGCGCTGGCTCCGGAGGGGCGGGCGGCACTGACGCTGCGCGAAGTCTGCGGACTGACCACCGAGGAAATCGCCCGTGCTTTCCTGACGACTCCACCGGCCCTCGCGCAGAGGATCGTGAGGGCGAAGGCGAAGATTCGCGATGCGAGGCTGCCCTATCAGGTGCCCTCGCCGGAGGAGCTGCCAGCGCGCCTGCCTCCGGTGCTGCAGGTGATCTATCTGGTCTTCAATGAAGGCTACTACGCCACCTCCGGTGCCTCATTGACCCGCGCGGATCTTTCGGCGGAGGCCATCCGTCTCGGTCGTCTGCTGCACACGCTGCTGCCGGAGCCAGAGGTGATAGGCTTGCTCGGGCTGATGCTCCTGCAAGAGTCACGGCGGGCAGCCCGCACATCGGACGATGGCGAGTTGATCCTGTTAGAGAATCAGGACCGCTCGCTCTGGGATGGCAGGCTGATCACCGAGGGGATCGCGCTGGTCGAGCAGGCGCTCACCTCGCGACGCTTCGGCCCTTACACGCTGCAGGGCGCCATCGCCGCGGTGCATGCCGAGGCACCGGACGCGGCCTCGACCGATTGGCCGCAGATCGTGGCGCTCTACACGCTGCTCGCGAAGGCAGCCCCCTCCCCCGTGGTGGAGCTGAATCGAGCTGTGGCAGTGGCGATGCGCGATGGCCCGGAGGCCGGGCTGGAATTGATCGATGCCCTGCTCTCCCGCGGAGATCTGACCGGCTACCATCTGGCCCACTCGGCCCGGGCCGACCTCTGCCGCCGGCTCGGACGCCATGAGGAAGCGCGGGATTCCTACCGCCACGCATTGGCACTGGCGCAGCAGGCACCCGAACGACGCTTCCTCGAGAAGCGACTCAGGGAGTCCGGCGAAATTTTTTGACGCTGCCTGTCGAAATCCGGATGCGCCGTTCGTCCAACTAATGAACGGTCACCCTGCGACCCTCGCAGGACCTCCGACAAACGAACCTATCTGATGCCATGAAATTTCTCATGTTGATGATCCCCCGCGTCTATCAGCCCTCCACTCCCGCCGACGAACGCGCGGGCGAGGGCTTCGTGCCACCGGCCGACGCGATCGAGCAGATGACGAAGTACAATGAAGACCTTGCGAAGGCGGTGAAGATCCTGGACATCGACGGCCTCTGCCCGCTCGACAAGGGAGCACGCGTCACCTTCGAGGGAGGTATCCCCACCCTCACCGATGGTCCCTTCATCGAGTCAAAGGAGGTCATCGGCGGCTACTGGATCTTCGAGGCGGCGTCACGGGAGGAAGCCGTCGAGTGGGCGCGCCGCGTGCCTGCGGACGCCGGTGATGTGATCGAGCTGCGCCCGATCTTCGAGTTCCCGGAAGCGTGAGGACGAGAACCCTTCAAAAAGCTTTCCCATGAAATACGTCTGCCTGGGCTACATCGAGCCCGACAAGCTCGGCAATCTCACCGAATCCGCTCGCAATGCGATGGTCGATGAATGCTTCACCTACGACGACGAGCTGCGCGCGAAGGGACACTTCGCCGGCGGCGAGGCGCTGCAACCTCCGCAGACTGCCGCAACCCTGCGCTGGCAGGATGGCCAGGTGGTCATCACCGATGGCCCCTACGCGGAAACGAAGGAGCAGATCGGCGGCATCCTCATTCTGGAAGCACGCGACCTGAACCACGCGATCCAGATCATGTCGAAGCACCCGGGCGTGAAGGCCGGCCCCTTCGAGATCCGCCCTGCCGCCGACCTCAGCGAGATGATCCGCGAGAGCGAACAGCGCCGAGCGGGAATCACTACCTCCGACTGACCGATGCCAAAGCTACGCGTTCATTGCTTCGGGGTATCGCTCGACGGCTTCGGTGCCGGGCCGGAGCAGAGCCTTGAGAATCCCCTTGGCATCGGAGGGCTGGATCTCCACCAGTGGTTCTTCCCCACGCAGGTCTTCCAGGAAATGCACGGAGCTGGAGAAAGCGGAGGAAGCACCGGCGTGGACAATGATTTCGCCCGGCGCGGATTCGATGGCATCGGCGCGTGGATCCTCGGCCGTAACATGTTCGGCCCGGTCCGAGGCGAATGGCCGGACGATGAATGGAAGGGCTGGTGGGGCGAGGAGCCGCCGTATCATGCGCAGGTCTTCGTGCTGACTCATCATCCGCGCGAGTCGATCGAGATGAAAGGCGGGACGGTCTTCCATTTCGTCACGGATGGCATCCACGCCGCACTCGAGCGGGCGAAGGAGGCGGCGGGAGATTTGGACGTGAGGCTCTGCGGCGGCGTGGCCACCATCCGCCAGTATCTGGAGTCCGGATTGGTCGATGAAATGCATGTCGCCGTCTCCCCGGTGATCCTCGGCAGCGGAGAGAGCCTGCTCGGCGGACTGGATCTACTGAAGCTCGGCTATCGATGCACAGGACACGTGGCGAGTTCCGCCGCGACGCATTTCGTGATCACAAGGGAGTGATCCGATCACGGCTCCGGAAAAATCCGTGGGAATTTTTCCGGAGCCTGTCCTCGCAGGGGCCGGCCATTCGTGGTGATATCGAATCAAACTTCATTCCCCTACCCACCATGAGCCTCGACATGTCAAATCCGCCCCAAGTGACCGGCCACCTGCTGCTCTTCCGTCAAACGGATTGGGCCAGCCAGGGCTTGTCCGAAGATGAAATCCGCCAGGTGATGAATCGCATCAACGCG of the Luteolibacter flavescens genome contains:
- a CDS encoding arabinan endo-1,5-alpha-L-arabinosidase, which produces MHRVFRFPSRGLLLASLAAAVACHAVNAAEPKPGGPLETTASRGVTARDPSTIVKHGDTYWTFFTGRGVPSLHSKDLVTWERGPRVLEKPPEWIAKEVPKNDGIYWAPDVMKVGDQYLLYYSVSSFGAMHSAIGLATNPTLDPKSPDFRWTDHGPVVQSRDGGDFNTIDPSIFLDDDGKLWLSFGSQWSGLKLVELDPKSGKRLKPDEPMTPLAAGQSIEAPWIYKRKGHYYLFLNRGNCCAGVNSTYHITVGRSEDIKGPYVAKDGSLMIDGGGTLVLDKKIGTLTGPGHAGIVEKDGKSWFSCHFEADDRMEGKATLGVMPIRWSEDGWPEVLPPDATK
- a CDS encoding RNA polymerase sigma factor, producing the protein MPGADINQVRQHLDRLYREESGRILATLIRLLGDFDVAEDVMHDAFAKALQRWPSDGIPANGRAWLVSAGRNQAIDALRRRARFDASQEKIADEIFASTGRQEESVEDDRLRLIFTCCHPALAPEGRAALTLREVCGLTTEEIARAFLTTPPALAQRIVRAKAKIRDARLPYQVPSPEELPARLPPVLQVIYLVFNEGYYATSGASLTRADLSAEAIRLGRLLHTLLPEPEVIGLLGLMLLQESRRAARTSDDGELILLENQDRSLWDGRLITEGIALVEQALTSRRFGPYTLQGAIAAVHAEAPDAASTDWPQIVALYTLLAKAAPSPVVELNRAVAVAMRDGPEAGLELIDALLSRGDLTGYHLAHSARADLCRRLGRHEEARDSYRHALALAQQAPERRFLEKRLRESGEIF
- a CDS encoding YciI family protein produces the protein MIPRVYQPSTPADERAGEGFVPPADAIEQMTKYNEDLAKAVKILDIDGLCPLDKGARVTFEGGIPTLTDGPFIESKEVIGGYWIFEAASREEAVEWARRVPADAGDVIELRPIFEFPEA
- a CDS encoding YciI family protein is translated as MKYVCLGYIEPDKLGNLTESARNAMVDECFTYDDELRAKGHFAGGEALQPPQTAATLRWQDGQVVITDGPYAETKEQIGGILILEARDLNHAIQIMSKHPGVKAGPFEIRPAADLSEMIRESEQRRAGITTSD
- a CDS encoding dihydrofolate reductase family protein, encoding MPKLRVHCFGVSLDGFGAGPEQSLENPLGIGGLDLHQWFFPTQVFQEMHGAGESGGSTGVDNDFARRGFDGIGAWILGRNMFGPVRGEWPDDEWKGWWGEEPPYHAQVFVLTHHPRESIEMKGGTVFHFVTDGIHAALERAKEAAGDLDVRLCGGVATIRQYLESGLVDEMHVAVSPVILGSGESLLGGLDLLKLGYRCTGHVASSAATHFVITRE